In Myxococcales bacterium, the DNA window TCTCCCTCGACGGCGTGATGCAGGCTCCCGGGGGCGCCGACGAGGACACCGAGGGCGGCTTCCCGCACGGGAGCTGGACGCTGCCGTACTGGCACGACGACATCGGCGCCGCGTTCGGCGCGCTGATGCAAGACGTCGACGCGTTCCTCCTCGGCCGCAAGACGTACCTCATTCATGGCAACGCCTTCGAGCCGATGCCCGCCGGCGATCCGTTCGGCGATCTCATGAACGCGCCGGCCAAGTACGTCGTCTCGCGGACGCTCGAGACGCCCGTGTGGCGCAACACCACCATCATCCGAGACGACGTGGTCGAGTTCGTGCGCAAGCTCAAGGCCGCCCCCGGAAAGACCATCATGACCGACGGGAGCCACGAGCTCGTGCACACCCTCCTCCAGCACGACCTCGTCGACGAGCTGCACCTCTTGCTGTACCCGCTCGTCCTCGGCACCGGCAAAAAGCTCTTTCCGTCGGGCCCCGCGGGCGCGCGCCTCCCCTTCCGCCTCGAGTCGGCCAAGCCCTACCCGAGCGGCGTCGTCGGGCTTCACTACGTCCGCGCGCGCTGACCGGAGAGAAGGGCGCAGGGGCCCGCTTCCCCTACACCCCAGGCGGCTGGCGGGTGCCCACCAAGGGCACGCACACGCCAACCCCGTTGCCACATCGAGCCGCCACCGGTGCCCACGACACGGGCTTTTTCACGAATCGCTCGAGGCACGGAACCTGCTTGAGATGGCGCCGTGCGCCCCCCTCCTCCACA includes these proteins:
- a CDS encoding dihydrofolate reductase family protein; translated protein: MRKLVVSEFLSLDGVMQAPGGADEDTEGGFPHGSWTLPYWHDDIGAAFGALMQDVDAFLLGRKTYLIHGNAFEPMPAGDPFGDLMNAPAKYVVSRTLETPVWRNTTIIRDDVVEFVRKLKAAPGKTIMTDGSHELVHTLLQHDLVDELHLLLYPLVLGTGKKLFPSGPAGARLPFRLESAKPYPSGVVGLHYVRAR